The proteins below come from a single Triticum aestivum cultivar Chinese Spring chromosome 5D, IWGSC CS RefSeq v2.1, whole genome shotgun sequence genomic window:
- the LOC123124561 gene encoding probable glycosyltransferase 3, which translates to MAAGGLGRPGRPARGGNKQMQKTINNVKMTLICGFITILVLRGTVGINLMAFSGEGGGDAAADAKVAEDIERILREIRTDSDPDDEDQPVVDASLSGNSTAMPVVEEKNYTLGPSITRWNAKRRQWLSQNPGFPSRDARGNPRILLVTGSSPGPCDNPAGDHYLLKSTKNKIDYCRLHGIEIVHNMVHLDRELSGYWSKLPLLRRLMLSHPEVEWVWWMDSDALFTDMGFEIPLSRYEGSNLVIHGYPELLNKQRSWVALNTGSFLLRNCQWSMELLDAWAPMGPKGRVREAAGKVLTASLTGRPAFEADDQSALIHLLLTEKERWMEKVYVENQYYLHGFWAGLVDKYEEMMEKHHPGLGDERWPFITHFVGCKPCGSYGDYPVEQCLTGMERAFNFADNQVLRLYGFRHRSLTNPKVKPVANRTASPLLNKEASLKMDAKIET; encoded by the coding sequence ATGGCGGCCGGCGGGTTGGGGCGGCCGGGGAGGCCGGCGCGCGGAGGGAACAAGCAGATGCAGAAGACCATCAACAACGTCAAGATGACGCTCATATGCGGCTTCATCACCATCCTCGTGCTCCGCGGCACCGTCGGCATCAACCTCATGGCCTTCTCCGGCGAGGGCGGTGGCGACGCGGCAGCTGACGCCAAGGTCGCCGAGGACATCGAGCGCATTCTCCGCGAGATAcgcaccgactccgaccccgacgacGAGGACCAGCCCGTCGTCGATGCGTCCTTGTCAGGCAACTCGACGGCCATGCCCGTCGTCGAGGAGAAGAACTACACCCTCGGCCCCAGCATCACGCGGTGGAACGCCAAGCGCCGCCAGTGGCTGTCCCAGAATCCGGGGTTCCCTTCCCGCGACGCGCGGGGCAACCCGAGGATCCTGCTGGTGACCGGGTCGTCGCCGGGGCCATGCGACAACCCGGCCGGCGACCACTACCTGCTCAAGTCGACCAAGAACAAGATCGACTACTGCCGCCTCCACGGCATCGAGATCGTGCACAACATGGTGCACCTCGACCGCGAGCTCTCCGGGTACTGGTCCAAGCTGCCTCTGCTGCGCCGCCTGATGCTGTCGCACCCGGAGGTGGAGTGGGTGTGGTGGATGGACAGCGACGCGCTCTTCACCGACATGGGCTTCGAGATCCCGCTCTCCCGCTACGAGGGGAGCAACCTCGTCATCCACGGCTACCCTGAGCTCCTCAACAAGCAGCGCTCCTGGGTGGCCCTCAACACCGGCAGCTTCCTGCTCCGGAACTGCCAGTGGTCCATGGAGCTGCTGGACGCGTGGGCGCCCATGGGGCCCAAGGGCCGCGTCCGCGAGGCGGCCGGGAAGGTGCTGACGGCGAGCCTGACGGGCCGGCCGGCGTTCGAGGCGGACGACCAGTCGGCGCTCATCCACCTGCTGCTCACGGAGAAGGAGCGGTGGATGGAGAAGGTGTACGTGgagaaccaatactacctccacGGCTTCTGGGCGGGGCTGGTGGACAAGTACGAGGAGATGATGGAGAAGCACCACCCGGGGCTCGGCGACGAGCGGTGGCCCTTCATCACGCACTTCGTCGGATGCAAGCCCTGCGGCAGCTACGGCGACTACCCGGTGGAGCAGTGCCTCACCGGCATGGAGCGCGCCTTCAACTTCGCCGACAACCAGGTGCTCAGGCTCTACGGCTTCCGGCACCGCTCGCTGACCAACCCCAAGGTGAAGCCGGTGGCGAACCGGACGGCGAGCCCGCTCCTGAACAAGGAGGCGTCTCTCAAGATGGACGCCAAGATCGAAACTTAA